In the Streptomyces fradiae ATCC 10745 = DSM 40063 genome, GCCGCCGCTGCGGATGAACGCGCACCTGCTGGGCCTCGCCGTCGCGGGGCTGTGCGGGGCGATGGTGGGCAACGCGATCGGCGGGTTCCTCATCGCCTCCGGCGTCCACCAGGGCATGACGCTGACCTGGGCGAGCATGCTCGCCGCGGCCGGTTCCGTGACGAACATCGCGGTCCGCCTGGTGGCCGGGGTGGTCGTCGACCGGGGCCGGTACGCGCCGCGCTCGCTGCTGTGGCAGCTGTACCTCGCCGGGGCCGTCGGCACGCTGCTGCTGGCCGCGGGCGGCGGGCCGTGGGTGACCACCCTGGGCGGCCTGCTCGCCTTCGGCGGCGGCTGGGGCTGGGCGGGGCTGCTGCACTACGTGGCGGGCGCGGCCTTCCCCGGCCGGGCGGCACGCGCGACGGCGGTCACGCAGATGGGCGTCTCACTGGGCGGCGCCACCGGCCCGATGCTGTTCGGCCTGCTCGTCGACCACGCCGGGTTCGGCGCCGCCTGGCTGGCGCTCACCGCCGTCGGCGCGGTCGCCGCGGTCGTCGTGCGCCTCCTGCGCGAGCCCCCCGCCGAGGCCGCGCCCGACACCGCCGGGGCGCCGTCGCCCACCACGTACACGAGGAAGTGAGGCACAGCCATGAGCACCGCCATGAGCACCGCCACCACCGAACCGTCGGCCCCGCCGCTGGTGACGAGCCGCAGGGAGCGCGCGCTGCGGGACCTCACCGCGGAGCAGCGGCGGAGCCAGATATCCGACGGGCACCGGCTGATCCGCGCCGTGCGCACCCGCCCCTTCCAGCTCTACTCCGCCCGCCGGCACGCGACGCGCGCCGTGACCGTCGACGCGGAGGAGTGGCTGGCCGCGGTGATGCCGGCGCTGCGCGCGGCGGTCAGCCGGACGGCGTCGGCCCGGCTGGACACGGCGCTGGCCCGCGCCCGCAAGCGGATGAACGAGTACGGGGTGCGGCGCGTCGGCTCCGCGGAGGCCGTGGCGGAGGCGCTGTCGGACGGGAAGTGGTTCCGCACGCAGCGGGCGCACATGGGCCGGGCGGAGCTGCGCGACCGCGTGGCGCGGGCGCTGCGGCACGGCGAGCCGGTGGAGCTGGTCTTCCCGGTCTTCTCCCGCAAGCCGTTCTCGCCCGTCAAGAACCGGGGGGTCGCCCCCGACACGGCGGAGCTGCACTCGCTGGCCCGCTGCGCGGCGCTCGCGCACACCGTGGCCGCCCTCTCCCCCACCGGCTGCCGCTTCACCGTCCTCGCGGACGGCCGCAAGTACAACCGGGCCTGCGGTACGCCCGGTCCGGTCGTCGCCGCCTACCAGGACACGCTGCGCCGATGGGTGACCGACCTGGGCGCGGACGGCGTCCTGCGGATCGTCGACTACGAGGAGTGGGTGGCCCGCGGGCTCGGCGCGGCCGACCTGGGCACCCGCGAGGAGTACTACCAGCGGCGCGCCGCCGCACTGGCGGACCGCTACGGGCGGCTGTTCTCGGCCCACGCGCCCCGCGAGAGCCTGGAGCGCCTGGCCGGCCCGGCCGACCCGCACGACGCACGCGGCCCGCACGACGCACCCGGCCCGCGCGGGACACCCGCCCCGCACGGCCGCCACGACCCGCACGGCGCGCACGGCGCGCACGACCCGGGCGGTGTCGGCGGGCAACTGGCCCACACCTTCTGGTCGATCGCGACGTCCGTCCACTACACGGCGCTCGGCACCGGCCACCAGGACCTGCCGGACGGGCCGTGCTACCCCGACGCGTACCAGGAGGCGTACGCGCTCTACGTCGCCCACCTGGGCCGGCCGCTGACCGGCCCGGGTGCGGGCGGCCTGCTCCCGGCGGCCCCCTACGGGAGGGCCGCCACCGACCCGGACCTGCACCTGGCGCTGCGCGAGGAGGCGTGGGAGGCGGCCTGCCGGTACGTGGCGATCTCGCTGACCGACCGGGACCTGAACCTGGTCAGGGAGACCGCTCCGCGCGCGGTGAAGCTGACCGTCCACGGCAAGCCGGGCGAGCTGCACTTCACCACCGCGGCGTCCCGTGACGCGAACATGACGGCCCAGCACTCCACGGGCGGCTACGCTCTGCGGGACGGCCGGGCCCGCCCCACGTTCCGCTACCGCATCGAGCGCGAGGCAGCCGGGGAGACGCCCGTACTGCTCCACGGCGCGGCCGGGCGCGGCGGCGACGGGCCCCATCTCCTGCCGCAGGCCCGGCTGGAACGGATGCAGCAGCCCATCGCGTACGTGGACGACCCGGCGCCCTTGCTCGACGGCACCTTCCCCCGACTGCTGGAGGACCTGGAGATATGACGGCCACCACCACGACCCCGCCCTACCGGCCGGACCGGATCGTGAGCGGCAGCGGACTGCCCGCGCTGCTCAGGGAGAGCCCCGACGCCGTGCCGCTCTTCCCGCACTCCCCCGAGCCGGTCGCCTTACTGACCCCGCGCCAGCTCCACGACGAGCTGCTGCCCCGCTGGCGCGAGGGCGTCGAGCGGCAGGCGAGGGCCCTGGTGCGGCGCTCCCGCGGCACGCTGGAGGTGCTGGCCGAGGAGACGCTGTACGACGGCCTGGACGACCCGGCGCTCCGGCGCGCCGCCCTCGTCGCGGAGCTGTTCCGCAACCACCAGATCAGCGCCAACGCCGGCCGCCTGGACACGCGGGGGCTCCAGCGCCGCATAGCCGGGGCCCTGGCCGCGGACGGGGCGCCGCGCCTCGAACTGGCCTGGGGGCAGTCCAAGCGGGACGTCGGCGGACTGAAGACGGCCGGCCGGTGGGCGGACCTGGCCGAGGTGTACGCGGTGGGCCGGCTGGTCGCGCTCGTGCTGGCCGCCCGCGAGCTGTCCGGGGACGGGCGGATCGGCATGACGGTGTACTCGGGCGGCAACCGCTTCGCGGCGGCGCTGTTCGCCGAGCCGGAGCTGCTGCTGGAGTACGACGCGCAGCGGTGCCGCATCGCCGACGCGCTGGGCGCGCCCGGAGCGGTGGACTTCCAGGACTTCGCCGCCGCCAAGCGGTCCGACCCGGCGGAGCGGGCGGAGCACGAGGAGCGGGTGCGCGAGCAGCTGGCCGCGCTGACCGACGCGGACGTCGACGCGCAGATGCCCGTCATGCTGTTCAACGTGGACTGGCCGCGGGTGCTGCCGGCCGCCGCCGCGGGCGAGGCGCCGCACGGGGTGGCGATGGCGCCGCACGTCGCCGGCTGGCTGCGCGAGTCGCCGGACGACCGTACGCCGCTGCTGACCCGCGCCGCCGTGAGCTGCGCGGTGTCGCCCGCCCTCCAGGCGCGCTGGCTGGAGGTGTTCGGCGACCAGCCGGAGGTGCTGGAGGACGCCGTGTCGTTCGTCCTGGCGGTGGGGCGCGCCTCGGCCGCCCGGTACACGGCGATCGCGCGGGCCGACCGGAACGCGCCGGGGCTGGCGGGCGGGCCGCACACCGTGCGGCTGACCGTCCACGAGAAGCGGGACCGGCCGGAGGTGCCGGCGCTGCTGACGCTGGGCGTCCGGGGCGGCGGCCAGCTCTCCCAGCACGTGGTGGCCCGGGTGCCCGCGGAGGGGCCCATCGCCTTCGGCTCCGTCGCGGAGACCCTGGTCCAGGCCCCGGACGCCGCGCCGGTGCTGCTCGCGCCGGACGAGGGGGCGCCGCGCCTCTTCGACTGGCTGGCCCGCGACGGGCAGCCGCTGTGCTTCGCCTCCGGGCCCGAGCCGAGCGTCCGCCGGGCGCTCGCCCACGTCCTCGACCCCGAGCACGGGTGACACCATGACCTCACCCACCACCGGCGCCACCGGCACCACACCCGCCACCACCAGCCCCACCGCCACCACCCGCACCACCGGCGCCGCCCGCCCCGCCGCCGCCGCCACGGCCGAGCGGGTACGCGCGGACTACGCCGCCCTGAAGGCGCGGGGCCTCGCCCTGGACCTGACGCGCGGCAAGCCGTCCCCGGCCCAGCTCGACCTGTCGACGGGCCTGCTGGACATCGGCGCGGCGGAGCTCGGCCCCGCCGGGGCGGGCGCGGACCACCGCAACTACGGGGGCCTCACCGGCCTGCCGGAGCTGCGCGCGATCTTCGCCGAGGTCCTGCGGGTCCCCGTCGAGCAGCTGCTGGCCGTCGGCAACTCCAGCCTGGCGCTCATGCACGACACGCTCGTCCACGCCGTGCTGTTCGGTGTGCCCGGCTCCGCGCGGCCGTGGGGAGCCGAGCGGACGGCGGTGCTGTGCCCGGTGCCCGGCTACGACCGGCACTTCGCGCTGTGCGAGAAGTTCGGCCTGGAGATGATCCCCGTGCCGATGCGCGACGACGGGCCCGACATGGACGAGGTGGAGCGCCTCGCCGCCGCCGACCCGGGCATCCGCGCGATCTGGTGCGTCCCGACCTACAGCAACCCGACCGGCGCCGTGTACGGGCCGGAGACCGCGCGCCGCCTGGCCGCGCTCCCCGCCGCGGCGCCCGACTTCCGCATCCTGTGGGACGACGCGTACGCGGTGCACCACCTCACTGACGAACACGGCGAACACGGCGAGCACGAGCAGCACGAGCAGCACGAGCGCGACGAGCACGGCGACCACACCCCGCCCGGCGCACCCGGCACCACCCCGCCCGGCGGAGCCGCGCCCGCGCCCGGCATCCTGGCCCTGTGCGCCGAGCACGGCCACCCGGACCGGGCGTTCGTCTACGGCTCCACCTCGAAGATCACGTTCGCGGGCGCCGGGGTCGCGTTCCTCGGCTCCTCCCCCACCAACGTGGAGTGGTTGACCGGCCACCTGTCCCGCCGGACCATCGGCCCGGACAAGCTCAACCAGCTCCGCCACGCCCGCTTCCTGCGGGACGCGGCGGGACTGCGGGCGCACATGGCGCGCCACCGGGCCCTGCTGCGGCCCCGCTTCGACCTGGTCGAGCGGGTGCTGCGGGAGCGGCTGGGCGGCCTCGACGGGGCCACCTGGTCGCGGCCGCGGGGCGGGTACTTCGTCAGCCTCGACGTGCCGGACGGCTGCGCGCGGCGCACGGTGGAGCTGGCGGCCGAGGCGGGCATCCGGCTGACCCCGGCCGGCGCCACCTTCCCGTACGGGAGGGATCCGCGCGACCGGAACATCCGCATCGCCCCGACGTACCCGGCCCTCGACGAGCTGGAGACCGCGATGGAGGGGCTCGCCGTGTGCGTGCTGCTCGCCGCCCTCGAACGGTCGTAGACGGGCGCGCGTCCAGGATCGTCCACGAAGTCGGACGGGCCGCTTCCCGGCACGGATGCTGGGGAGCGGCCCGATCAACCGACCAAGGAGAGCGGACATGCCGACCGACCGCGACGAGTTCCGCGACCAGCTCGAGCGCACGCTCCACGAGAAGCTGACGCTGAACCACCCGATGTTCGACATCCTCTTCGACGCCGAGAAGCGGGACCTGCACACGCTGCAGAAGGTGGCGCTCCAGGGCTACCAGCTCACGAAGCACTTCCTGGACTACATAGAGACGCTGTTCTACTTCTGCCCGAAGGAGGGCAAGCACAAGCGGCGCCTGCTCTTCAACCTCTACGAGGAGGAGACCGGCCGCATCTCCAAGACGAAGAACCACGTCGAGCTGATGCAGGACTTCATCCGCGCCATCGGCGTGGACGACGCCACCCGCGACGCCGAGACGGCCCTGCCGAACACGCAGGAGCTGATCGACTACCGCATGAAGGCGTGCAAGAACCCCGAGACGTACCACATCGGCGCCGCCGCGGTGATGATCGCCAGCGAGGGGCAGAACCTGGAGACCCGCGGCGCCGAGGCGCGCGACGGCATCTTCAAGCGGGTCTACGGCCTGAAGGACGAGGACCTGCTGTTCTTCTCGGTGCACCAGGCCGAGGACGTCCACCACGTCCGGCACGGCCTGGACCTGGTCGCCGACATCTGCGTCACGGACCGGATGCAGGAGGAGGCGCTGTACGCGGTCTCGCACACCTGCGACCTCTTCTACGGCATGTACGAGGGCATCTACCAGGAGTACAAGGCCGGCCGGCTCTGACCGCGGACGACGGAGGAGCACCAGTGCCCGTGAACCAGCCGTCCCGGCCGTACGCGCTCGCCACGCGCGCGGTGCGGACGGGGCAGTACCAGGACCTGTCGGATCTCCACAGCGAGGGGCTCGCGCTGACCGCGAGCTATGTGTTCGCGGACGCGGAGGACGCCGCGGAGCAGTTCGCCGGGCGCAGGCCCGGACACGTCTACGTCCGGTTCGGCAACCCGACGACGGCCGCCTTCGAGCAGCGGATCGCCGCCATGGAGGGCGCGGACGGCGCCGTCGCGGTCGGCTCGGGGATGGCGGCGTACACCGCCGTGGCACTCGGCCTCCTCTCCGCAGGCGACCACGTGGTGCTGGGCGACGGGATGTTCGGCACGACGCCCCGGTTCTTCCGGGCGTACATGGAGAAGTTCGGGGTGCGGGTCAGCGTCGCGGACGTGCGCGACCTGGACCAGTGGCGGGACGCGGTCCGCGACGAGACCGCGATGTTCGTCCTGGAGACGCCCACCAACCCGATGATGCACGTCGCCGACGTGCGCGCGCTGGCCGCCCTCGCGGCGGAGCGGGACGTGGTGCTGCTCGTCGACAACACGCTGTGCACACCCGTCCTGCAGAACCCGCTGGCGCTCGGCGCCGACCTCGTCGTGCACTCCGCGGCCAAGTACATCGACGGCCAGGGGCGGTGCGGGGGCGGTGTGGTCGCCGGGCGGGCGGACCTCCTCAAGCCGGTCTCGGAGGTGCTGCGCACCGCCGGGCCCAGCCCGAGCGCCTTCAACTCCTGGGTGTTCCTGAAGTCCCTGGAGACGCTGCCGATCCGGATGCGCGAGCACTCGCGCAACGCCACGCTGCTCGCCGAGTGGCTGGAGGGCCATCCGGCGGTGGAGGAGGTGCACTACACCGGTCTGGCGTCGCACCCGCAGCGCGCGCTGGCCGACTCCCAGCAGTCCGGCCACGGCGGGCTGCTCGCCTTCACCGTGCGGGGCGGGCGCAGGGAGGCGTGGAACGTGGTCGACGCGCTGTCGCTCGTCTCGGTCACCACCAACATCGGCGACACCAAGTCGATGATCACCCACCCGGCGACCACGACGCACGGCCGGATGGCGCCGGAGGAGCAGGCGCGCGCCGGGATCGGGCCGAACCTGCTGAGGCTCTCGGTCGGCCTGGAGGACGTGGAGGACCTCAAGGCCGATCTGGACCGGGCGCTGCGCGCCGCGGGGGGCCGGTCCCGGTGAGGGCGCTGCGCATCGGGATCGCCGACCTCTTCTCGCCGTCCCCCGACAGCTGGGCCCGGTACATGTTCGCGTCGGCCGTGACGGACGCGGCGGACCGGCTGGGCCTGGCCGTGGAGGTCGCGGCGTACGGGGCCGACCTGACCCGCCCGGTGGCGGAGTGCGGCATCGCCTGGGACGAGCTGCCGGGTCTCGACGGGCTGGTGGTGACCGGCGGGGAGCCGACCCGCGCCGCCGTCGCCGAGGAGCCGGCCCTGGCGGTGGTCGACCGCATCCTCACCCGCACGGCGGACCGGGTCGCCTCGACGGTGTACTCCTGCCAGTCGGCGCACGCCGCGCTGCACCTGCTGCACGGGCTGGAGCGCAGCCGGCTGCCGCACAAGCGGCAGGGCGTCTTCGGCCACCGGGTGCGCGGCGCCGGGCCGCTCACCGCCGGCCTGCGCGGCCGGGTGCTCGTACCGCACTCGCGGTGGAACACCGTGCCGGCCGAGGCGCTGCGGCGGGCGGGGGTCACGGTCGCCCTGGAGTCCGAGGACGGCGCCTGGTCCCTGGCGACCGGCGACGACGGGCTGCGGCACGTCTTCAGCCAGGGGCACCCCGAGTACCTGCGGGAGACCCTGCTGAGCGAGTACCGGCGGGACCTGCGCCGGTACGCCGCCGGGCAGGCCGCGCACCTGCCGGACCTGCCGCGGGGCTATCTGAGGGCGGAGGCGGAGGAGGCGCTCCTCGCCTTCGCCGAGAAGCTCCGGGAGCAGCGCGACCCGCTGCTGCTGGAGAGCTTCCCCGACCGGGCCGCCGCCGACGGCGTGGACGACGGCTGGCTGGCCGACTCCCGGGCCTTCTTCGCCAACTGGCTGGGGGCCCTCGACGACACGAGCAAGCGGAGGCTTGAGCACCGTGCTGAACTGGCACTGGCCCGACGACGTGCGGGCCGTTGAGAAGGACCTCGCCCGGATGCTGGCGGCGAGCGCCGCGGACGACGGCATCCTGGGCTACGCCGAGGCCCCCTCGGACGCGCAGCTGGAGGGGTTCGTCTCCGGGGTGGAGCGGCTGGTCGCCGAGGGCGCCGGGCACCTGCTGATCGGCGAGGACGCGGAAGGGGTGGCCGCCATGTGCCTGATGAAGACCAACTCCATGCCGAACTGCCGCCACCTCGCCGAGGTCATGAA is a window encoding:
- a CDS encoding MFS transporter; protein product: MGEAGGKGGSGGSGAGAAVSVALITVLTSLPLFLVGATSTLVNRELGWDAGDTGLLLAAYWLSSLSGAYLSRRIDTPVSAEATVGSAALVTAAALSLSAWAGDGGLVAGTAVGGLVYGYTQPHTNSLLMRRCPPSVQGFAFGLKQAAIPASTLLGSLAVPAVAVPFGWRAVFTASAAVCVVYALPGLVRRHRSSGGRRTPAAPAPPLRMNAHLLGLAVAGLCGAMVGNAIGGFLIASGVHQGMTLTWASMLAAAGSVTNIAVRLVAGVVVDRGRYAPRSLLWQLYLAGAVGTLLLAAGGGPWVTTLGGLLAFGGGWGWAGLLHYVAGAAFPGRAARATAVTQMGVSLGGATGPMLFGLLVDHAGFGAAWLALTAVGAVAAVVVRLLREPPAEAAPDTAGAPSPTTYTRK
- a CDS encoding L-tyrosine/L-tryptophan isonitrile synthase family protein; protein product: MSTAMSTATTEPSAPPLVTSRRERALRDLTAEQRRSQISDGHRLIRAVRTRPFQLYSARRHATRAVTVDAEEWLAAVMPALRAAVSRTASARLDTALARARKRMNEYGVRRVGSAEAVAEALSDGKWFRTQRAHMGRAELRDRVARALRHGEPVELVFPVFSRKPFSPVKNRGVAPDTAELHSLARCAALAHTVAALSPTGCRFTVLADGRKYNRACGTPGPVVAAYQDTLRRWVTDLGADGVLRIVDYEEWVARGLGAADLGTREEYYQRRAAALADRYGRLFSAHAPRESLERLAGPADPHDARGPHDAPGPRGTPAPHGRHDPHGAHGAHDPGGVGGQLAHTFWSIATSVHYTALGTGHQDLPDGPCYPDAYQEAYALYVAHLGRPLTGPGAGGLLPAAPYGRAATDPDLHLALREEAWEAACRYVAISLTDRDLNLVRETAPRAVKLTVHGKPGELHFTTAASRDANMTAQHSTGGYALRDGRARPTFRYRIEREAAGETPVLLHGAAGRGGDGPHLLPQARLERMQQPIAYVDDPAPLLDGTFPRLLEDLEI
- a CDS encoding aminotransferase class I/II-fold pyridoxal phosphate-dependent enzyme — protein: MTSPTTGATGTTPATTSPTATTRTTGAARPAAAATAERVRADYAALKARGLALDLTRGKPSPAQLDLSTGLLDIGAAELGPAGAGADHRNYGGLTGLPELRAIFAEVLRVPVEQLLAVGNSSLALMHDTLVHAVLFGVPGSARPWGAERTAVLCPVPGYDRHFALCEKFGLEMIPVPMRDDGPDMDEVERLAAADPGIRAIWCVPTYSNPTGAVYGPETARRLAALPAAAPDFRILWDDAYAVHHLTDEHGEHGEHEQHEQHERDEHGDHTPPGAPGTTPPGGAAPAPGILALCAEHGHPDRAFVYGSTSKITFAGAGVAFLGSSPTNVEWLTGHLSRRTIGPDKLNQLRHARFLRDAAGLRAHMARHRALLRPRFDLVERVLRERLGGLDGATWSRPRGGYFVSLDVPDGCARRTVELAAEAGIRLTPAGATFPYGRDPRDRNIRIAPTYPALDELETAMEGLAVCVLLAALERS
- a CDS encoding TenA family transcriptional regulator translates to MPTDRDEFRDQLERTLHEKLTLNHPMFDILFDAEKRDLHTLQKVALQGYQLTKHFLDYIETLFYFCPKEGKHKRRLLFNLYEEETGRISKTKNHVELMQDFIRAIGVDDATRDAETALPNTQELIDYRMKACKNPETYHIGAAAVMIASEGQNLETRGAEARDGIFKRVYGLKDEDLLFFSVHQAEDVHHVRHGLDLVADICVTDRMQEEALYAVSHTCDLFYGMYEGIYQEYKAGRL
- a CDS encoding O-succinylhomoserine sulfhydrylase, which gives rise to MNQPSRPYALATRAVRTGQYQDLSDLHSEGLALTASYVFADAEDAAEQFAGRRPGHVYVRFGNPTTAAFEQRIAAMEGADGAVAVGSGMAAYTAVALGLLSAGDHVVLGDGMFGTTPRFFRAYMEKFGVRVSVADVRDLDQWRDAVRDETAMFVLETPTNPMMHVADVRALAALAAERDVVLLVDNTLCTPVLQNPLALGADLVVHSAAKYIDGQGRCGGGVVAGRADLLKPVSEVLRTAGPSPSAFNSWVFLKSLETLPIRMREHSRNATLLAEWLEGHPAVEEVHYTGLASHPQRALADSQQSGHGGLLAFTVRGGRREAWNVVDALSLVSVTTNIGDTKSMITHPATTTHGRMAPEEQARAGIGPNLLRLSVGLEDVEDLKADLDRALRAAGGRSR
- a CDS encoding homoserine O-acetyltransferase/O-succinyltransferase family protein, coding for MRALRIGIADLFSPSPDSWARYMFASAVTDAADRLGLAVEVAAYGADLTRPVAECGIAWDELPGLDGLVVTGGEPTRAAVAEEPALAVVDRILTRTADRVASTVYSCQSAHAALHLLHGLERSRLPHKRQGVFGHRVRGAGPLTAGLRGRVLVPHSRWNTVPAEALRRAGVTVALESEDGAWSLATGDDGLRHVFSQGHPEYLRETLLSEYRRDLRRYAAGQAAHLPDLPRGYLRAEAEEALLAFAEKLREQRDPLLLESFPDRAAADGVDDGWLADSRAFFANWLGALDDTSKRRLEHRAELALARRRAGR